From the genome of Rhododendron vialii isolate Sample 1 chromosome 10a, ASM3025357v1:
TGGGGTAAAGGCACATAATAGAGACGTAAAAATTATGGGTATACACTCTACTCTAGTGTTATAAACTAGGTGAAAGGTGACGTCCACAACACGTATGTCGTACCCGTTAATTTGTATAAGTGTAAAGAATAAGTTTTGTTTCGTTGATAATTGTGTAATGTGATGTTTACGACAAAATCTAATGGAAAATGATATATTGTGATAACCTGCTTATTtaaattaaaatccaaaataaatttaacaaaattACTCGTGTAATTCCGTCGCCACAATTAATCTTgggatatatatttttttaaaagtcaaGGTAAATATCGGATGTTTTTCTGTAAATGAGCTGGTGCAGACAGTGCAACCGGTTGGGAACCGGTTATACACTgtcggtattttttttatttatcaagcGATATAATCAGTCAGGTCCAAATTAAAGCAATTCATAATCCTGGCCTTCAAAGAGTTTGTCTCCTGTGAGGCTCGAACCTAAGACCTTCCACGAAAGGAAGGTTGAGACTTATCAACTGCGCTAAACAAGCTCTCCTTCCGTAACTGTTTTCCAAGCAAATCCCATTCTCTCCTTTCCCTGCAAacatacctctctctctctctctctctctctctctctctctctctctcattcaccGATAAAGAatcaccaccacttccaccaaaCCTTCTCCGGGCGAGCAGCACTCTGCTCCGGCAAACTCTCGCTCTTCCAaggtaatctctctctccctcttggtcTCTCTTTTCTCGGcttaaacaaaaagaagaagaaatggaaatggagagagagcaCGCATGGTAGCCTTGGCCGCTGCAGGCCGCCTGAACCACCACCTCTTACCCGAACCACCACCTTTCACTTCCCTCGCCATCCCGTACGCCACCacctcctaccaccaccacctctcagGCTCACGTTTTGCTCGCTCATAACCGCCCCGCCCGGACCCgtggtttctctctcttctctcccactGCCGCGTAACCTtccatcttttctcttttcccgCAAATATTTTCTCCCTCCAAAACATATATGTCATTTTTCTCGCTTAAAGAATCTGATATGTTTTGGTCTAAATGGGAGCTGGATTTAGTAGAATCTGATGTGTCTTTCTCTGAAAACATAGTTTTATAGGAATTAGATTTTCATGACTTAAATAGCTCTTAATTGGGAACTACTATTGTGAGCCGAAACGTACAGGTTCCGAAGTAAACTATTAGAATTCGTACGTGTGCTAGCTTGGATCCACCCTACAGAGGTGAGTACTACGAATATAACTTGGTTACATAGTTTATTTATAATGTTCTACGACTATGAAATGTTGAATTTGGGAAAATAAATGACTTGTATGAAAGCGTCTAGTGCATAATGAGCAATAATTGctaaaatgaaaattcaatgaTAAGCATGGGATTCACATTTAAAAGGAAAGAGAGTGAAATCATTTTGTTATATATCGAAACATCTGGGTGATGATTTGGTGTCCAAAGTGATTAAGGATATAGTAAGGTATATATCCTATAGACTTGATATCATTTCCCAATAGGCGGAGTCACTTCCTCAAATAGTTGTTGGTGTTCCGCTCAACATAGATGTTTAATTCAATATTACGGTTTAACAGTTTTGAGCCTGAAAATTGAGTTCTCTctttaaaattattaataaTCATATCTTGTGAAAGAATCAAATTGTGTTTCAATTATTTCCTGTGTTAATTATACAACCTTAGTATATCATAATTCTCATTGAAATGGATTTGTTTTTGTATGAAACCCTTTCAGAAATTCAAGGTTAAAGGTACGTGATACTATTATCGAGTGATTTACTTTGGTGATTGCAGTTGTAGTGGTTGTCTTTCAATAAATCGGATTTGCGGTTTGTAATATTGAATTGTGAGACTTGTgagttttccattttatttggtGGCAACAATGAGCCACGTACTGGTTTGTCATTGACGCCGTTAGGTGAATatgtagtcttttttttttttttttgaaaatgtcaattcATTATATCACCCGAAGGGGAAGATTTCATCATAAATACAAGGAAAGAACCAAAAATTACCAAATCGAGACACGAGTTATTGCTTTAAGCACACACGCTACAGACTCTAGGACACTCTGCCGAAGCAAACCTACACTACGTGCTGGTATATATGAGAGACCCATCAGCGACTCAGAAATTGACAACCTACCGGAACttgaacataaaagaaaaaactgaaCAGCCACCAGAAGCCACTGAGTTATCACCCTGATTTAACTCGCTGAGTCGCCCAGGTGAGTTGAAGCAAAGAGTCACCAAGCAAATCTGAAAGCTGTCTGGCTTCTTCCCCGGACTGAAACGAAGCTCCATCGCTGGCCGCCTGCGAAATCCAGAGCCTTATTGTGTCGGGAGAATATGTACTTGATTTGCacgttttctattttatttggTGGCAACAATGAGCCACGGGTTTGTAATTGACTCGGTTAGGCGAATATGTACTTGATTTGCACGTAAATATATCCGCTCTGAAATACTATTTGAATAAAATTAATACTTCTTATTTTAGAAAAGTTTTACAAACATGATTTAGAGAATGCCTCAGATGATATTAATTTATTCACTGGCGGGTCATGGATTTGTTGGTGCTTCCGGCCGGTTCTTCAATTAGATCCTGTTTTTGTTGGTGAGCGCTTTGGCTCTTGTTGCTTAGTTAATTGGTTAATTGGTATATATAGAGTCTATTTTTCTCGATGAATGAGATCGATGTCGTCATAACTTTACAAAACAATTTACCACTTCATAGACGGGAAATTAAGAGTGTGAACGTTTCTTCCATGATCAGGAATATTGGCAAAATTTCCAAAAGTAGACAATGGTAGTAGTTCTATCTATATGGACATGGATAGTGGATGTGGATACTTGGAGATGAAGATTAGATTTGCCTGGATTAATTGCAAACAGTCTTTCTCATGTGGTGACTTCTAAGGCTATTATTAGGAATCTGCTGCCATGGAATTGGGTGGCAAATCCCACAAATTTTGTTTCCTCTCTTTTAGCTAAAGAATCTTTTGCTTCCTTGTAAGCCCGGCTGGGCAGTTTTGGGTAGCAAATCCCACAAATTATGCATGCAATGGTAAACACAAACTGCATTACATGCTCTGGATCGAGAAGATGAAGCTCTTACGAGCATAGCTACCCTTTAAACTCGATTGTTTCTATTAAccgaaaagccaaaaaaaaaaccaactaaaACTAGGACGGTAAATGAATTGAGTTGTCCGTGAAATGTTCAAAATTCAACTCGATAAAGACTCGTTCGAGTTTGATTCGTCTAAATAAACCAAACCTGAGCCTTATTTTTAGGCTTGTTTTATAAATAAGTCGAACATGAACCTAACAATTTTCGGCTATATTAGGCTCGCAAACCTAGAGATATGCATATCATGGCAATTTTATATATGCACATaatgaaaatttcaaaacttgtaTAAGGATTAAACTCTTTCCACCATAGGTAGAAAATACCAATTTCCCACCACCTATTGTGGTGTGTTCATTGCAAAAATTGAAACCGTTTATCTTGTAAGACTCGCAAAGTAGTGGAGTATATTCACAATCATCATGCCACAACCATAATCACCACTTTATTATCGCGCAATCACAATCACTACTCCACCACAACCACATTACATGGTAACCATtcgtaaaagtaaaaaataatcacTATAActaaaggaaataaaattaattcatcttttgttttaattcaatgattaatatgtttatcaaatGGTTTTTTTTCAACTCACAATcggtgcataaaagtcttgtacattgcatATGGTACAAGTCTTTTGTTTACTAAAGTTTTGACGccaataaaaacagttttggcgTTATTATTTTCCTAACCTAAATAGTGAGATGTAAACAGGGCCATGGGGATATATGTCTACTATATCtaatgagagaaacttatttctCGTGCAGTTATAAACAACGTATTTACGAAGCTGTACAATCTTAGTCGTCTGTTTTGACAATTAATTGtccgaatttttaaaaaactatttgcacgaataatttttctagggcgctgctattcgcagccctttattttctctcatagtccactacatttcggtaaatagttattgaaatcatacataacatttcggtaaataactgttgaaaacaagattatatttcggtaactacatgtcgaaaatatgttcaactttcggtaaacaactgccgaacatacatttttggtaaatagctgttgaaaaaaatattatatttcgataattggatgctgataatatatctcaatttcagtaactaactgtcgagtataattaaaaaattttaacgggctatgggagaaaataaagggctgcgaatactGACGCCATTTTTCTAAAATTCGAACtctcaaaactcttttatacgGCCATCTGATAGAGCCAGAGGACATTTGAGTGAATTCGTCTTCTTCAAATTCTCCGAATTaactctctcactctcgatCACGAGGATCTATGGTGAAGGCGGCGTACGCTTCAGAACTCCCGTTTTACGTGCCTATTGGTCCTATTGTGTCCAGACCGGTATCCGAGAAGGCATCCGATGTACCATCGAGCTCCACCACCGCAAACAAGCCGGCGTACGCTTCGGAACTCCCGTTTTACGTGCCTACCGGTCGTATTGTGTCCGGACCGCTATTCAATGAGGTATACGAAGAAGATGTACCACCGATCACCACCGCAAACAACCCACCGCCTCCAAGTACCACCCCAGAAACCGATCCACTTTCTTATCGATCCCTGCTCCCTCCCGAACCtctgtcgtcgtcgtcgtcttaCTCGCCGTATGGTTTCTACGGAGCCTTTATCGATGTGCATCCGATGATCGAAGCCTACAACTTGCCCGACTACCCAAACAAACCTCCCAAGGTATACAAATTGTGAATCTATTACTATTATTAAGAAAGAATATGGGGTCAATTTCTTACATTATTAATTGTCCCCTTTTTCATCTAGGGTTTGGTGGAGGACTGAAATTGTATATTCTTTGAGAATCAAGTCGATAGATAGTATATTTATTGGAATTTCCCCTGTAGACCTAAATAAAGTCCGCAATGTTAAATCAAGAATATGGGCTTTGTGGTTTACGTTTGATCAAACTAATTGTCCCCTTTTCATCTAGAGTTGGTTGGAGGGCCTTGAACGGAATTTGAATTTTAGAGTAGCAAGAGCACGAGCCCTTGGTTGGTATCCTCCCCACACTTCCCAACAGcaggatgaggaggaggagcatggagaaggagaagaacgGCCGACCAAGAAGCCTCGTTTTTCCATAGTGCCATATTTACTGCCTTCTCTCGAAGTACCACGGATTAGAGTTCGTAACTTCACCAAGGAGGAGAGGGAGATTTACAACAAGATGGTCTTCGATAGCGATGTATGTATACAAGTGTGTCCAATATGTGTATGTTCAATAGGATCTCTAATTTTCATTGTTTCCTATACATACGTACAGGGTTTTGATTGTCCTTACGTTCCCCCTGAGATTGCTATCCCTGGTATCCTCAAGCCAGTTAAAGTGGAATAGCTGAAGGGCTTGGAAGATATGGCAGACTTAGCTATGAAACACTACAATGACCAAAATGTATATTCGCGCTCTTTGGTTCATTAACGTCCTTCATGTTTTTGACTATGTTTCTTGTTATTAGTTGTAACTTAGCTCGTTAAATTGTAGAACACGTCGTACCAGTTTGTCGAGGTCATCAAAGCCAATATGAGGTGGGATAGAGGTAGTACATATAACATTACCTTCCAGGCCAAGGACGGCACAACTTGTTCTCCTCCACAGAACTTCCAAGCTCTTGTGACTAAATTTATGGACAACACTAAGGTCCTCTTTTGCAGGGTTGAACAAGTATCCAAACCACCCGGAGGTACTaattgtttcattttgtttgcttttatgCTGCTTTCAAATTCATGCCATGGCTCTTGACCACTAGTTGGTCCCTTAACTTGTTTTCTCGCTTTCCATGTTATTGGCCTTTTTCTTTGTTCACTGCACTGTTGCACCTTTCACAAAGTGAAAATCAGCTGTCAGTTTGATGGCCTTTTTCTGAATAATGTTTCTTTTGACTTTATCCTCAATCCAGATAAAATGCCACGCTAGTGTTGTTTACAAATGGTAGGAAGAGAACCTGGATTCGTTCAGCATATTCAAAATTGTTTTCCCATCCAATGTCTAGTGTTTGCATTTGTCACCTTTGGTAATTGTTCTGTGTTCCTGCACCATTGTTTATCTTGAGTTTCCCTTTCCACAAAATACATGCCTATGCCCAGTTTGTCATAATGGCTGTAAGTATACTTCagtaatttggtttggttattcctCCTTGCATGTTATTCCAAAACATGAAAACCCAAAGTTATATATGTGGACTATGAACATATGGTAGATTTGTTAGCAAAGATTGATGTTTTGTGTGTCGCCTTTCGCGTTCCTTCTAATATGATTTGTGTTGTAAATTTTGAAGCATTCATAATTCTCGATGCAAAGATCATCCCCCCCACCCCCcttcccccccttttttttggggggctGATTTAACAAGCAACTGTTTCTCAGTGAACCACTATATTCTGGAACATTTAGGCGGTAACAAAGAAGAGGATCTCAACATATTGTTACTGTGGTGAAAGGATTTGATGTTTCTGTGTATTAGAAATTCACTTGCCTATCTTCTGTTTGGTATAATGTCAGCTAGTATTTTTTGATATTAGAGTTTCAATGCAATTCTATGAACTAGAAGTTGAGGCACACAAATTTTGTATCGAGATCATAATCTATACATAACAGTATCACTATTAAAGCATCATAAAATCATCAATAAGCTCTCATGCACCCGAcagtatttttttcccttgtttctTTTATGGGGAATGAGCTTCAGTGATGTAATGACTCTGGAAAAAGTGAAACGAACCAATGAAGATACCGAACATAACACCAAAGGAAGGAAGTAGAATATTCTTGGACAAACAGAAGTATATGATAGTGAATCAGGTGACAAGGCTAAAAGTAAACACAAAAACTTAAGAATCGAATTCGACTGCATGAATTACCATCCACGTGCATAGATAACATGATTGAAATCAACACAGTTCTGGGTCTCCTCCGCAAGTGATCATTAATAGTCGggtaatcaaacaaaaatttccATTCCATCCTTGTTCATTTTCTTCACAAGTTCCAATTGAGGCTTTGCCTTTGGCAGCACAAAATGTGGGTGGAAAAGGGTAAGGTTAGTTGTGAAatccattggttttgattttcaTGGAGAGCCCACTAACGTATTAGTAACAGAAGCAGTACTGGAAACCGAAGCAGGTTTGGGGGATGAATTTAATAAGGGGGTTGTCTGACTGTCTGCCATCATTTTTCCTTGGATAACTTTCCATTGTCTTGCTATCTTTGTTCTTTTGTGTTGCTTTGTTTTGTGTTATTTCCCCTTGCTCTTATTTTCACCGACttagagaaaggaaaaacaaaatgtaTATGTACATAGAACACCATTGGCATTTATTTACTTGCAATCACCGCAACTATTGTAGCATTTTTAGGATTTATGAGTCAATTAGATGCCTAGTTGAGGGAAAAAACCCAATTTATCTCAACTTAACTGCCAAATTTGTTCCAATGACGTGTCATTTAATTCAACTGCAATGTGCTTATTACTTAAGAGACATCATTTAAAACGAAATCATATCATCATTTTACTATACGAGCAACCAAATACTCTACCTATGGAAAGAGCACAagataaggggaaaaaaaggtcaaacttcgtttgttttcgttttgttGTGCTACCTAAGGTCAGTCTTGTGCGAGCTAAACTACTGTAGAGAGTTCATTGAAACCATTGATTTTGGTAAATGATATCGTCATTTTACTATATGGCAATCAAAGTCTTTACCTGCGAAAAAAACACAAGATCATGGgcttggaaagaaaaaaagtcgAACTTCCTTTGTTGTCCTTGTGGTGTGTTACCTAAGGACAGTCTCGTGCGAGCTAAACTACTGTAGAGAGTTCATTGAAATCATTGATTTTGGTATATGTAGAATCTTCTGAATGCGAAACGACTCTTTTGTAGCTGTACAATGGATAGCGACTCTTTTGAAGCCATGTTCCTATTGTTTGCATGAATATAATTGGAAAATAAGTTCACATCGTATCCAAAACACCACCTTGAATATAACTGCGAGGAGACCTATGCGTGGGGGGCAATAGTTTGTGAAGGAGTTAATAAAACTGCAAGGTGGGAATGAATTTAGGTTGCCTGTATGTGTAAAATAGTGTAAAGCAATGATTATTTAGTGATGCAGTTGATGATGTTTTAGGAAGCTTAAAAGGAAGTAGCAATAACTGTAATGTTCATCAACGTTGATAATGGTGTACATCTACATTGAGtgtttgcttaaaaaaatggaaattgtgTGGTTGGACCGttggagtgtgtgtgtgaaaatTCTTGAGGATATAGTAAACCATGTGGGCTTCTGAATAGAATATATTAATCGTTTACAGATTTTTAATGTTTGTTTTTAAAACTTATCAATCTCTTATGCTATTTTGCAGGTCCCAAAGAGACATCACAGTAGTTTCACGGTGTTTGTTCAACTTACTAATCTCCTGTGCTATTTGCAGGTCTCCGGGGGAGACATAGCGGCCACTGCAATGTAGTAATACACTTATGTAGTTTTGTAGTTATGTTAATAGAACTCTTGTTACTATCTTTGGATTGAAAGCACAATTACTTTTAACTTTGTGGCAAGTGTACTGACAAACTATGTAAGCGTGTTATGGGCTCGTTTGTCGCAATAGTGTTATTGTGTTCCAAATATTGTGAGTAGAATGTAGCAGCACTGTGGCAACGTTAATGGCAAATATTGTGTGTTCTAGAGAGAAACTCAGCTGACACAGGAAGCAAAACACTGGTCTAGGTTTTGAGCGGGAGGCTATCGCCTCTCCCCCAGCTACACCGCCCTTCCACCGTAAACCCACCCCCTCCAAATAAGCATCCCCCACCCCCGCTACACCACCCTTCCACTGTAAACCCACCCCCTCCGAATAAGCATCCTCCATACCTCAGCTCTTTTGGCTCCGGTCCTCTGCAGCTGTAGTCTGTAATGATCTGGTGACAGCAGCTCCTCTCGTCCACGTATCAACCTCCACTGCTCCATCTCCTTTTCCCAGTTCAACAGGTTGTCCTTTTGCTTCGATCACCCCCCTTCCCCTTCCGGCTTAACCCACCCCAACCGATCGAAACTTTC
Proteins encoded in this window:
- the LOC131302547 gene encoding uncharacterized protein LOC131302547; the protein is MVKAAYASELPFYVPIGPIVSRPVSEKASDVPSSSTTANKPAYASELPFYVPTGRIVSGPLFNEVYEEDVPPITTANNPPPPSTTPETDPLSYRSLLPPEPLSSSSSYSPYGFYGAFIDVHPMIEAYNLPDYPNKPPKSWLEGLERNLNFRVARARALGWYPPHTSQQQDEEEEHGEGEERPTKKPRFSIVPYLLPSLEVPRIRVRNFTKEEREIYNKMVFDSDGFDCPYVPPEIAIPGILKPVKVE